A window from Drosophila kikkawai strain 14028-0561.14 chromosome 2L, DkikHiC1v2, whole genome shotgun sequence encodes these proteins:
- the LOC108077051 gene encoding uncharacterized protein isoform X3 — protein MDLPSMVQRSGDTLIVRSVVSGNQLYTEQGQNHHNSAASSMSNIANLIASNSGNGSGNNNAGSNTPASQVSSSLLERHVERFRLQQLLQQQQQAAAAAVVNSVQQQQQQQQQQQAVISLDAKEEGLPQCKIKRNYSCNHCAYFTQNPRYHLTHLRDVHGEKIVINKCKLCLYASRHFQKLVRHMKMVHGCTDGIPSGHGQARGKRGMSREARKRRLEESVGVMGGQSLSVTVPDVPTLEQVKRELLLQEEKLQRDIQAFKQRQQEEQQREQQQRELEMVATSAYERQMQVLRDYERQSPAEPPTPSPTSGSATPPSNGEEPQNRLLKCSACEFTTLYRTQLRAHELAEHGKTKFFRCDKCSYVTHIKARFSKHVKYHSMPMIKCVTCDFRTPYKWNLDRHMKNHGGAGAFKCAACDFTADIKQSLTVHEMNHHVPPVGNAGSIWPRRQNKVGASEMCDDFLSDSAELEDQYNNNNVDDDLDAVEDVDEAMSGGEEQALHHHQHYGKRSKYDDEEEPTDLSQKGGCSSDTSSVGTTTPRAQRAMPNLIPISKGPKDILNLSKETNASRSSLTEIASMFFNEKQISEMLDKSDVPQLSPATTVASHNSSRSQLTRKSSFMDKLKTGAHQENLVCQCGHVAKCLSESIIHGKSCHASAVIIDDDDAGLHEDDADDRLEIDEDDDDHQSHSALNLSVTGSTRCQHCRHRCKSSTDLLHHLTQCVEAIRCANEMYDSNSGESGGERRPDSKSLQQQAAVQQQRVCIWNKAAKEIAAAACAAAVQQENSSKSLVKSPAGSQGTSNEENSYYGVETAPGYGEVTKKMTPEEEAANSSLKKVYKCPHCSFWASTASRFHVHIVGHLNKKPFECSLCSYRSNWRWDITKHIRLKTIRDPSHKTAKVLMNDETGRRNYTKYNKYITLMKVTEEDGDPKLMKSGEMTPNQVASLAFLKDYAKVGNVTGQDITLEPVLPSKPSALDDAHLADNLIRIPLLATMMNAAMAQQQHQQQQQKEHQSTMITPSVTISPVKRQNQGSGLQGKPSDDLITEVHQEGNEKRTVYRCRKCNFGHQNRDAVLAHVKIHYQDASYPKSSSAASSTSPLQVSVGGNPQFYMNKVFAAMCLSQSQGSPGSGSPGSSPAIPAGLLQRAIQEAQNLTPTPNDSALSGLALALAGGKPQANTTKASAASILEHGEQKASQNEASADSLTSPNTTTTNTSTKATTSTTKDTARSLQDLLTSPRSARNGNHHPSNANSSNSVVGNGLLRQDAVYVASSTATTTNNNTNNTTTPNASTPLPRHCRLKHSGDIRIETLERGASVSASAPPIYRPLGAGASNESQSHIPSNPSTINTNLKSGNTNPNSAQLLMTTKQLEQLLHSPLSASAAAVVNAANTQQDLQAAAAYWAAACKAAVANGGNAEELLQLQQNDQIEITRLPSAAEHGHNHNNNNTKSKQQKCPVCPYISESKSQMNYHVSLHKPTQYECRLCTFVCAKKQHLSSHMRSVHQQQMGTAGGASSGGAAANSPSLGLDFSVALQLAAAAKQVQQLPASTPLSIDLSQLQLDAAASDAELNPQQLPPEYQYKLISYCPRCPARFAQKHNDERNAKQELEQHLLAHSDQDMDLDQSYVCAYCEYRTAEETMLQLHRAVHMSHYQEKCQQLYKNCKEDVEYPAPKLLQLTGPETIWVVDNELSLQLLQQTTGEGVTSSTGSYDNQNSLLKKQLESGGGQVGAIPRENNDDDSPQKGTEEAPEEDEERRSTSTPSTSASVATSDLAADASSDAGSMDMPQSASAPERCLHCPFETQRHEELQQHLQKHACVNPPPPNGQKCAHCDYNAKEESELEEHTALHFNASEKLKSVEFFTCYDKLEISVEQEPEDSVESKPQATEHNNNQDNVMNANVQQEEHTNSEAEQPGAAGEEATEEKPPTKKPSTKLILYKSDGNLSVKPPPSSSQEETAAASESLKSENISDRLRRRILRGSANHSEELPAQERPPTPDKMILVNAKTGKVISRK, from the exons ATGGACCTGCCGTCCATGGTACAGCGCTCGGGGGATACGCTCATCGTGCGCAGTGTGGTCAGCGGTAATCAGCTGTACACCGAACAGGGACAGAATCATCACAATTCGGCCGCCAGCAGCATGAGCAACATAGCCAACCTTATCGCCAGCAACAGCGGCAATGGcagtggcaacaacaatgccgGAAGCAACACACCAGCCTCCCAGGTGAGCTCATCGCTCCTAGAGCGTCATGTGGAGCGTTTCCGGCTTCAGCAGttgctgcaacagcagcaacaggccgccgcagcagctgtTGTAAACAGcgtgcagcagcaacagcaacagcaacaacaacagcaggcgGTCATCAGCCTGGACGCCAAGGAGGAGGGCTTGCCGCAGTGCAAGATCAAGCGGAACTACAGCTGCAATCACTGCGCCTACTTCACCCAGAACCCGCGCTACCATCTGACGCATCTGCGCGACGTGCACGGCGAGAAGATTGTGATCAACAAATGCAAGCTCTGCCTGTATGCCTCTCGCCACTTCCAGAAGCTGGTGCGGCACATGAAGATGGTGCATGGCTGCACGGATGGCATACCCAGCGGCCATGGCCAGGCACGGGGCAAGCGCGGCATGAGCCGAGAGGCGCGCAAGCGACGCCTCGAGGAGAGCGTGGGCGTGATGGGCGGCCAGTCGCTGTCGGTAACGGTGCCCGATGTGCCCACGTTGGAGCAGGTGAAGCGGGAGCTGTTGCTGCAGGAGGAGAAGCTGCAGCGAGACATACAGGCCTTTAAGCAGCgtcagcaggaggagcagcagcgtgaacagcagcagcgggagcTGGAGATGGTGGCCACCAGTGCGTATGAGCGACAGATGCAAGTACTGCGCGACTACGAACGCCAGTCGCCCGCCGAACCGCCCACGCCCTCGCCCACCAGCGGCTCTGCCACGCCCCCGTCCAATGGGGAAGAGCCACAGAATCGGCTGCTCAAATGCAGCGCCTGCGAGTTCACCACCCTCTACCGCACCCAGTTGCGGGCCCACGAGCTGGCCGAGCACGGCAAGACCAAGTTCTTCCGCTGTGACAAGTGCAGCTATGTGACCCACATCAAGGCGCGGTTCAGCAAGCACGTCAAGTACCACTCGATGCCCATGATCAAGTGCGTCACCTGCGACTTCCGCACGCCCTACAAGTGGAATCTGGACCGGCACATGAAGAACCATGGCGGTGCCGGTGCCTTCAAGTGTGCCGCCTGCGATTTTACCGCCGACATCAAGCAGTCGCTGACGGTGCATGAGATGAACCACCATGTGCCGCCGGTGGGTAATGCCGGCTCCATTTGGCCCCGGCGCCAGAACAAGGTTGGAGCCAGTGAAATGTGCGACGACTTCCTAAGCGATTCCGCCGAACTGGAGGATCAgtacaataacaacaatgtGGATGACGATCTGGACGCCGTAGAGGATGTGGACGAGGCGATGAGCGGCGGGGAGGAGCAGGCACTGCATCATCACCAGCACTATGGAAAGCGAAGCAAgtacgacgacgaggaggagcccACTGATCTGTCACAGAAGGGCGGCTGCTCCTCGGACACCTCCAGCGTGGGCACCACCACGCCGCGGGCCCAGCGAGCCATGCCCAATCTCATACCGATCAGCAAGGGACCCAAGGA CATTTTGAACCTGTCCAAGGAGACCAATGCCTCGCGCAGCTCCCTCACCGAAATCGCCTCCATGTTCTTTAATGAGAAGCAAATCTCGGAGATGCTGGACAAGTCGGATGTCCCTCAATTGTCCCCAGCGACGACGGTGGCCTCGCACAACTCTTCGCGCAGCCAGTTAACCAGGAAGTCCAGCTTCATGGACAAGCTGAAGACGGGGGCACATCAGGAGAACCTGGTTTGCCAATGCGGCCACGTGGCCAAATGCCTCTCGGAGTCGATCATCCATGGCAAGTCCTGCCATGCCTCCGCCGTGATCATTGACGACGACGATGCCGGACTCCACGAAGACGATGCCGACGATCGGCTGGAAATCGATGAGGATGACGATGACCATCAGTCCCACTCTGCCCTGAATCTCAGCGTGACGGGTTCAACGCGTTGCCAGCACTGTCGACACCGTTGCAAGTCCTCCACGGACCTGCTGCATCACCTGACGCAGTGTGTCGAAGCCATTCGTTGTGCCAACGAAATGTACGACTCGAATTCCGGCGAGAGCGGTGGCGAGCGCCGTCCAGACTCGAAGAGCCTGCAGCAACAGGCTGCCGTCCAGCAGCAGCGAGTTTGCATCTGGAATAAGGCAGCCAAGGAGATAGCTGCCGCCGCTTGCGCTGCTGCGGTCCAGCAGGAAAACAGCAGCAAGAGTCTGGTCAAATCCCCGGCTGGAAGTCAGGGAACCAGCAACGAGGAGAACAGCTACTATGGAGTGGAAACGGCGCCCGGCTACGGTGAG GTAACCAAAAAGATGACGCCCGAGGAGGAGGCCGCCAACTCGTCCCTGAAGAAGGTCTACAAGTGTCCGCACTGCAGCTTTTGGGCCTCCACAGCCTCCCGCTTCCATGTCCACATCGTGGGCCATCTCAATAAGAAGCCCTTTGAGTGCTCCCTTTGCTCGTACCGCTCCAACTGGCGCTGGGACATCACCAAGCACATCCGCTTGAAGACCATCCGTGATCCCTCGCACAAGACCGCCAAGGTGCTGATGAACGATGAGACGGGACGTCGCAACTACACCAAGTACAACAAGTACATAACCCTAATGAAGGTCACCGAGGAGGATGGCGACCCGAAGCTGATGAAATCCGGCGAGATGACACCCAATCAGGTGGCCTCGCTGGCCTTCCTCAAGGACTATGCCAAGGTGGGCAATGTGACGGGCCAGGACATCACATTGGAGCCTGTGCTGCCAAGCAAGCCGAGTGCCTTGGACGATGCCCATCTGGCGGATAATCTCATACGCATCCCATTGCTGGCCACCATGATGAATGCAGCGatggcccagcagcagcaccagcagcaacagcagaaggAGCACCAGTCCACCATGATCACGCCCTCGGTGACCATATCGCCGGTGAAGCGGCAGAACCAGGGATCGGGGCTGCAGGGCAAGCCCAGCGACGATCTCATCACCGAGGTGCACCAGGAGGGCAACGAGAAGAGGACCGTCTACCGGTGCCGGAAATGCAACTTTGG CCATCAAAACCGGGATGCTGTGCTGGCGCATGTGAAGATCCACTATCAAGACGCCAGCTATCCCAAGTCCAGTTCcgccgccagcagcacctcGCCGCTGCAGGTGTCCGTGGGCGGTAATCCGCAGTTCTACATGAACAAGGTCTTCGCCGCCATGTGCCTGTCGCAGTCACAGGGCTCCCCGGGTTCGGGCTCGCCAGGATCCAGTCCGGCCATACCGGCTGGACTGCTGCAGCGGGCCATCCAGGAGGCCCAAAACCTCACACCGACGCCCAACGATAGCGCTCTGAGCGGGCTCGCTCTGGCGTTGGCGGGCGGGAAGCCACAAGCCAATACGACGAAAGCCAGTGCCGCCTCCATTTTAGAGCATGGTGAGCAGAAAGCGAGTCAAAACGAGGCAAGTGCCGACAGTCTGACGTCGCcgaacaccaccaccaccaataCGAGTACCAAAGCCACCACTAGCACTACCAAAGACACCGCCAGATCGCTGCAGGATCTGCTCACCTCACCGCGCAGCGCCAGAAATGGAAATCATCATCCCTCTAACGCTAACAGTAGTAACTCGGTTGTGGGAAATGGACTCCTCCGGCAGGATGCCGTCTACGTCGCCTCatccaccgccaccaccaccaacaacaacaccaacaataCCACAACACCCAATGCATCAACGCCTCTGCCA CGGCACTGTCGCTTAAAGCATTCCGGGGATATTCGGATCGAGACCCTTGAGCGCGGAGCCAGTGTCTCAGCCAGTGCACCGCCCATCTACCGGCCTTTGGGAGCAGGTGCCAGCAATGAATCCCAGTCCCACATCCCGTCGAATCCCAGCACCATCAACACAAATCTGAAGTCCGGCAATACGAACCCGAACAGCGCTCAGCTTCTGATGACCACCAAGCAGCTGGAACAGCTCCTTCATTCGCCACTCTCCGCCAGCGCCGCGGCCGTAGTGAATGCTGCCAATACCCAGCAGGATCTCCAGGCAGCGGCCGCCTACTGGGCAGCTGCCTGCAAGGCGGCAGTGGCCAACGGCGGAAACGCTGAGGAATtgttgcaactgcaacagaaCGACCAGATCGAGATCACGCGGCTGCCCTCGGCCGCAGAGCATGgccacaaccacaacaacaacaataccaAGAGCAAGCAGCAAAAATGCCCGGTGTGTCCCTACATCTCGGAGAGCAAGTCCCAGATGAACTACCATGTGTCCCTGCACAAGCCCACGCAGTATGAGTGCCGTCTCTGCACCTTTGTGTGCGCCAAGAAGCAGCACCTGAGCAGCCACATGAGGAGTGTCCACCAGCAGCAGATGGGTACAGCCGGAGGAGCATCCTCAGGAGGAGCTGCCGCCAATTCTCCCTCGCTGGGTCTGGACTTTAGCGTGGCCCTCCAGTTGGCAGCCGCCGCCAAGCAGGTGCAGCAACTGCCCGCCTCCACGCCGCTGTCCATCGATCTGTCTCAGCTGCAACTGGACGCAGCTGCCTCGGACGCCGAGCTAAATCCGCAGCAACTGCCGCCGGAGTACCAGTACAAGCTGATCAGCTACTGCCCTCGGTGTCCCGCCCGCTTCGCTCAGAAGCACAACGACGAACGCAACGCcaagcaggagctggagcagcactTGCTGGCCCACAGCGACCAGGACATGGATCTGGACCAGAGCTATGTGTGTGCCTACTGTGAGTATCGCACCGCAGAGGAAACCATGTTGCAGCTGCACAGAGCTGTGCACATGTCCCACTATCAGGAGAAGTGCCAGCAGCTGTACAAAAACTGCAAGGAGGATGTTGAGTATCCGGCACCCAAGTTGCTGCAGCTGACCGGTCCCGAGACCATCTGGGTGGTGGACAATGAGCTCAGCCTGCAGCTGCTCCAACAGACCACTGGTGAGGGAGTCACTTCCTCGACCGGGAGCTACGACAACCAGAACTCGCTGCTCAAGAAGCAGCTTGAATCGGGCGGAGGTCAGGTGGGTGCCATTCCCCGGGAAAACAACGATGATGATTCACCCCAGAAAGGCACAGAGGAAGCCCCCGAGGAGGATGAAGAGCGGCGTAGCACCTCAACGCCTTCGACCAGCGCCTCGGTGGCCACCAGTGACCTGGCGGCCGATGCCAGCAGTGATGCCGGCTCCATGGACATGCCCCAGTCCGCTTCGGCACCCGAGCGTTGTCTCCACTGCCCCTTCGAGACACAGCGGCAcgaggagctgcagcagcatctCCAGAAACATGCCTGCGTCaatccgccgccgccaaatggCCAGAAATGCGCCCACTGTGATTATAATGCCAAGGAGGAGTCCGAGCTGGAGGAGCACACAGCATTGCACTTCAATGCCAGTGAGAAACTGAAGTCCGTGGAGTTCTTCACCTGCTACGACAAGCTGGAGATCAGTGTGGAGCAGGAGCCGGAGGATTCCGTCGAGTCCAAGCCACAGGCAACGgagcacaacaacaaccaggACAATGTGATGAACGCCAATgtgcagcaggaggagcataCCAATTCAGAAGCAGAGCAGCCAGGAGCTGCAGGTGAGGAAGCCACCGAGGAGAAGCCGCCCACCAAGAAGCCCAGCACCAAGTTGATTCTCTACAAAAGCGATGGCAACTTGAGTGTGAAGCCTCCTCCTTCTTCCTCCCAGGAGGAGACCGCCGCCGCCTCGGAGTCGCTGAAAAGCGAGAACATCAGTGATCGCCTGCGCCGCAGGATCTTGCGGGGAAGTGCCAACCATTCGGAGGAGTTGCCGGCCCAGGAACGACCCCCAACACCGGACAAAATGATACTGGTCAATGCCAAGACGGGCAAAGTCATTTCCAGAAAGTAG